One genomic segment of Micromonospora sp. WMMC415 includes these proteins:
- a CDS encoding zinc-dependent alcohol dehydrogenase, whose translation MRALCWTGAGQVAVRQVPDPELRNGHDAIVRVRQSATCGGDLPLLAGRTPYVAVGDVLGHEFLGEVVEVGPEVRRHRVGDRVVVSASVACGTCWYCRGGLPSCCDNGNPEPEVGEAVYGHAVPGAFGRPRATGGFAGSHAEYVRVPYADVGAFGVPDAVSDDRALFASDAAPAGWMAANVGGVRPGDVVAVWGAGAVGQLTARAAGLLGAERVIVVDDQDDRLRMAERHSGAETVDPRHVDVPAELRERTGGRGPDVCVEAVGPAWDGQVRTLAERFTAGAQRPPAVREAVHTCRKGGTVVVLGEFDGHVDAFPLGAVSAKGLSVRGVRQHGQRYVPMLLERMARDELRTEHLATHRLPLEQGAHGYALFRDRRDGCVRTVLNPDLPAGP comes from the coding sequence ATGAGGGCGCTGTGCTGGACGGGCGCCGGCCAGGTGGCGGTACGGCAGGTGCCCGACCCGGAACTGCGCAACGGCCACGACGCGATCGTGCGGGTGCGGCAGAGCGCCACCTGCGGCGGTGACCTGCCGCTGCTGGCCGGGCGGACGCCGTACGTGGCCGTGGGGGACGTGCTGGGGCACGAGTTCCTCGGTGAGGTCGTCGAGGTGGGGCCAGAGGTGCGCCGCCACCGGGTCGGCGACCGGGTGGTGGTAAGCGCCTCGGTGGCCTGCGGCACCTGCTGGTACTGCCGCGGCGGGCTCCCGTCGTGCTGCGACAACGGCAACCCGGAGCCGGAGGTCGGTGAGGCCGTGTACGGGCACGCGGTGCCCGGCGCGTTCGGGCGGCCACGCGCGACGGGCGGCTTCGCCGGCAGCCACGCCGAGTACGTGCGCGTCCCGTACGCCGACGTCGGCGCGTTCGGCGTGCCCGACGCGGTCAGCGACGACCGCGCGCTCTTCGCCTCGGACGCCGCCCCGGCCGGCTGGATGGCCGCCAACGTGGGCGGGGTACGCCCCGGCGACGTGGTGGCGGTGTGGGGCGCCGGAGCGGTCGGGCAGCTCACCGCCCGGGCCGCCGGTCTGCTCGGGGCGGAGCGGGTCATCGTCGTCGACGACCAGGACGACCGGCTGCGGATGGCGGAACGGCACAGCGGCGCGGAGACCGTCGACCCACGCCACGTCGACGTCCCCGCCGAGCTGCGCGAGCGGACCGGCGGGCGGGGCCCGGACGTGTGCGTGGAGGCGGTCGGGCCGGCCTGGGACGGGCAGGTCCGGACCCTCGCGGAACGCTTCACCGCCGGGGCGCAACGGCCGCCGGCGGTCCGCGAGGCGGTGCACACCTGCCGCAAGGGCGGCACGGTCGTGGTGCTGGGCGAGTTCGACGGGCACGTGGACGCCTTCCCGCTGGGTGCGGTCAGCGCCAAGGGGTTGTCGGTGCGGGGCGTACGGCAGCACGGGCAGCGGTACGTACCGATGCTGCTGGAGCGGATGGCCCGCGACGAGCTGCGCACGGAGCACCTGGCCACCCACCGGTTGCCGCTGGAGCAGGGCGCGCACGGGTACGCGCTGTTCCGGGACCGGCGGGACGGCTGCGTGCGTACCGTGCTCAACCCGGACCTGCCGGCCGGCCCGTGA